The Triticum aestivum cultivar Chinese Spring chromosome 7B, IWGSC CS RefSeq v2.1, whole genome shotgun sequence genome window below encodes:
- the LOC123157774 gene encoding serine/threonine-protein phosphatase 7 long form homolog encodes MADDDNEIYLMVKFGTLDDMCAYVEERNDVVMMADGDGPWYDGLIDEWDKEHRARAIENGQVVVAMRMRGHSADDFDYDPRYEPYIRRLGLLPFVLQFKRRAPPVNHAALTALVDRWRPETHSFHLPCGEMTMTLQDMAMISGLPINGQAVTGRVSVGNWRERTADLIGVQPEGPQEGKADTAKVRHSWLKLVRGNTNPCPQDANDVVVQQYARAYLWYVLTKVVFSDATGNSALWMFLEPLNNWDTQYSWGSAALAYLYRQLDLACRRKGGTSSLSGFVWSLSVWMWERIPVGRPDLKNPLMANPRGNHDGLHDDDPYRRPTLAYYWEQVTVYTRSSHVRYKCYMNELDTLTAEQVHWLPYVEDRDFDLNEMCTRSIEGTIRIYRIGQTNTVRG; translated from the exons ATGGCGGATGATGATAATGAAATATATTTGATGGTGAAATTTGGTACTCTAGATGATATGTGTGCATATGTAGAAGAAAGAAATGATGTGGTTAT GATGGCGGATGGTGATGGACCTTGGTATGACGGATTAATCGATGagtgggataaggagcatcgtgctcGTGCCATTGAAAATGGACAG GTTGTAGTTgctatgcgcatgaggggtcatTCCGCTGATGACTTTGATTACGACCCGCGGTATGAGCCTTACATTCGGAGATTGGGTCTTCTCCCATTCGTGTTGCAGTTTAAGCGACGCGCTCCGCCGGTGAACCACGCGGCGCTGACCGCACTTGTGGATCGTTGGAGGCCGGAGACTCACTCCTTCCAccttccatgtggggagatgacgATGACCCTACAGGACATGGCTATGATAAGCGGCCTTCCTATCAATGGACAAGCTGTTACCGGTCGTGTCAGCGTGGGTAATTGGCGAGAACGGACTGCCGATTTAATTGGCGTTCAGCCCGAGGGCCCTCAGGAAGGCAAGGCCGATACAGCGAAAGTGAGGCATTCTTGGCTAAAACTGGTCAGAGGAAACACCAACCCGTGCCCTCAGGATGCCAATGACGTGGTTGTGCAGCAGTACGCGCGGGCCTATCTTTGGTATGTACTAACCAAGGTAGTCTTCTCAGATGCAACCGGGAACTCAGCCCTCTGGATGTTCTTGGAGCCACTTAATAACTGGGATACCCAGTATAGCTGGGGTTCGGCCGCACTAGCATACTTGTATCGTCAG CTTGACTTGGCGTGTCGGAGGAAGGGAGGTACATCCTCATTGTCTGGGTTTGTTTGGAGCCTATCCGTGTGGATGTGGGAGCGGATCCCGGTTGGACGGCCCGATTTGAAGAACCCCCTCATGGCAAACCCACGGGGTAATCATGACGGGTTGCATGATGATGATCCATATCGGCGCCCTACGCTTGCTTACTATTGGGAACAAGTGACAGTGTACACACGAAGCTcgcatgtgcgatacaagtgctatATGAACGAGCTGGACACCTTGACTGCTGAGCAG GTACATTGGTTGCCTTATGTGGAAGATCGTGACTTTGATCTTAATGAGATGTGCACGC GTTCGATCGAAGGAACAATCAGGATATATCGGATTGGGCAAACAAACACCGTGCGTGGATAG
- the LOC123160430 gene encoding basic blue protein, with protein MVAQGRGGAATGLVAGVVLLCVLLPITGAAAMARQAPRTYVVGDDKGWGRDLNSWWPKDKTFYAGDVLVFKYDKELHDVTVLGGKGYQRCEVPRHSSKSWVMRTGNDQVTLRRGNNYFICGLPGHCDKNMKLAIKAW; from the exons ATGGTGGCTCAGGGAAGAGGCGGTGCGGCCACCGGTCTGGTCGCCGGCGTCGTGCTCCTGTGCGTGCTCCTTCCAATCACCGGCGCGGCCGCGATGGCGCGGCAGGCGCCAAGGACGTACGTGGTCGGCGACGACAAAGGCTGGGGTCGCGACCTCAACTCATGGTGGCCGAAGGACAAGACCTTCTACGCCGGCGACGTGCTCG TGTTCAAGTACGACAAGGAGCTCCACGACGTGACAGTGCTGGGCGGCAAGGGGTACCAGCGGTGCGAGGTGCCGAGGCACAGCAGCAAGAGCTGGGTGATGCGCACCGGGAACGACCAGGTCACGCTGCGCAGGGGCAACAACTACTTCATCTGCGGCCTGCCGGGCCACTGCGACAAGAACATGAAGCTCGCGATCAAGGCCTGGTAG